In a single window of the Branchiostoma floridae strain S238N-H82 chromosome 2, Bfl_VNyyK, whole genome shotgun sequence genome:
- the LOC118406526 gene encoding homer protein homolog 2-like isoform X1, translating into MGDAKLWQAVALAFLCEQPVFTTKAHVFKIDPETRKQWLPVSKQAVGVSFFFDNTRRTHRIISVDGSKAIINSTITPNMTYTKTSQKFVQWADIRANTVYGLGFSEESELAKFLAKFQEAKESAKQEVDRIRARNSPGTPRSSRQSLQQKGEKANGISPPVQHGSTVPKAPGTPQETRKAKEKQQSDITSVQSDEITTEPSKPKESNQEEEFIEKFQDAKQSARQEVERIRAQSGGSTPQTPHTPQKIPTVNGTATSQGSGTFPRDHRSSQSLNLPPENPESFQDRSDAKSDNGPLTADSQLKYENDRLKIALAQSSANAKKWEVELQTLKNNNTRLTTALQESTANVEEWKKQLAAYKEENESMKKKVLKMEGAGVQDQMDAVLIEKTQLAEEVERLKTAGQEKDRELERLQEEVEALKMRDAKNQGIQQRLLTCEQDKRDLQQRVSTLEGQLDTVLCDHRRDAQRVRDLEQQIGDKLHELTVLHQQLVTVTASNNSEETEFDA; encoded by the exons ATGGGGGATGCAAAGCTGTGGCAGGCTGTCGCTCTTGCCTTTCTTTG CGAGCAGCCGGTGTTCACCACCAAGGCACACGTCTTCAAGATCGACCCAGAGACGCGGAAACAATGGCTACCTGTGAGCAAGCAGGCGGTGGGGGTCTCCTTCTTCTTCGACAATACACGACGGACGCACAGGATCATCAGTGTagatgggtcaaag GCCATTATCAACAGCACCATCACCCCCAACATGACATACACCAAAACGTCACAGAAGTTTGTACAGTGGGCAGACATCAGGGCCAACACAGTCTATGGTCTGGGATTTTCTGAGGAGTCCGAGCTGGCTAAG TTTCTAGCCAAGTTCCAGGAAGCCAAAGAGTCAGCCAAGCAAGAGGTTGATCGCATCCGTGCCAGGAATAGCCCAGGCACGCCTAGATCATCCCGACAGAGCCTGCAGCAGAAGGGAGAGAAGGCTAACGGTATCTCACCACCAGTGCAGCATGGTAGCACTGTGCCCAAGGCTCCAGGGACACCTCAAGAGACACGCAAGGCAAAGGAAAAGCAGCAGAGTGACATCACATCTGTTCAGTCAGACGAAATCACTACAGAGCCTTCCAAACCTAAGGAATCCAATCAGGAAGAAGAG TTCATTGAGAAGTTCCAGGATGCTAAGCAGTCTGCACGACAGGAGGTGGAGAGAATCCGCGCCCAGTCGGGAGGCAGTACACCACAGACACCTCACACACCACAGAAAATACCAACTGTCAACGGTACAGCTACCTCACAGGGCTCAG GTACATTTCCCCGTGACCATCGGAGTTCCCAGTCCCTCAACCTGCCTCCAGAGAACCCAGAGTCCTTCCAGGATAGATCAGATGCGAAGAGCGACAATGGGCCGCTGACTGCCGACTCCCAGCTGAAGTATGAGAATGATAGACTCAAGATAGCCCTGGCacagag CTCTGCCAATGCAAAGAAATGGGAGGTAGAACTGCAGACCCTGAAGAACAACAATACCCGCCTGACCACGGCCCTGCAGGAAAGCACCGCTAATGTCGAGGAGTGGAAGAAACAGCTGGCTGCGTACAAGGAAGAGAATGAGAGTATGAAGAAAAAG GTTCTAAAGATGGAGGGAGCAGGTGTTCAGGATCAGATGGATGCAGTTCTGATAGAAAAGACTCAACTTGCTGAGGAGGTGGAGAGACTCAAGACTGCTGGTCAGGAGAAAGACAGG GAATTGGAAAGATTGCAAGAAGAAGTTGAAGCCCTGAAAATGAGAGATGCCAAGAACCAAGGAATCCAGCAAAGACTTCTG ACTTGTGAGCAGGACAAGCGTGACCTACAGCAGAGAGTGTCCACTCTGGAGGGCCAGCTGGACACGGTCCTGTGCGACCACAGGCGAGACGCGCAGCGCGTACGCGACCTGGAGCAGCAGATCGGAGACAAGCTCCACGAGCTGACCGTCCTCCACCAGCAGCTGGTCACCGTCACCGCCAGCAACAACAGCGAGGAGACGGAGTTTGATGCCTGA
- the LOC118406526 gene encoding homer protein homolog 2-like isoform X2 produces MIMGEQPVFTTKAHVFKIDPETRKQWLPVSKQAVGVSFFFDNTRRTHRIISVDGSKAIINSTITPNMTYTKTSQKFVQWADIRANTVYGLGFSEESELAKFLAKFQEAKESAKQEVDRIRARNSPGTPRSSRQSLQQKGEKANGISPPVQHGSTVPKAPGTPQETRKAKEKQQSDITSVQSDEITTEPSKPKESNQEEEFIEKFQDAKQSARQEVERIRAQSGGSTPQTPHTPQKIPTVNGTATSQGSGTFPRDHRSSQSLNLPPENPESFQDRSDAKSDNGPLTADSQLKYENDRLKIALAQSSANAKKWEVELQTLKNNNTRLTTALQESTANVEEWKKQLAAYKEENESMKKKVLKMEGAGVQDQMDAVLIEKTQLAEEVERLKTAGQEKDRELERLQEEVEALKMRDAKNQGIQQRLLTCEQDKRDLQQRVSTLEGQLDTVLCDHRRDAQRVRDLEQQIGDKLHELTVLHQQLVTVTASNNSEETEFDA; encoded by the exons ATGATCATGGG CGAGCAGCCGGTGTTCACCACCAAGGCACACGTCTTCAAGATCGACCCAGAGACGCGGAAACAATGGCTACCTGTGAGCAAGCAGGCGGTGGGGGTCTCCTTCTTCTTCGACAATACACGACGGACGCACAGGATCATCAGTGTagatgggtcaaag GCCATTATCAACAGCACCATCACCCCCAACATGACATACACCAAAACGTCACAGAAGTTTGTACAGTGGGCAGACATCAGGGCCAACACAGTCTATGGTCTGGGATTTTCTGAGGAGTCCGAGCTGGCTAAG TTTCTAGCCAAGTTCCAGGAAGCCAAAGAGTCAGCCAAGCAAGAGGTTGATCGCATCCGTGCCAGGAATAGCCCAGGCACGCCTAGATCATCCCGACAGAGCCTGCAGCAGAAGGGAGAGAAGGCTAACGGTATCTCACCACCAGTGCAGCATGGTAGCACTGTGCCCAAGGCTCCAGGGACACCTCAAGAGACACGCAAGGCAAAGGAAAAGCAGCAGAGTGACATCACATCTGTTCAGTCAGACGAAATCACTACAGAGCCTTCCAAACCTAAGGAATCCAATCAGGAAGAAGAG TTCATTGAGAAGTTCCAGGATGCTAAGCAGTCTGCACGACAGGAGGTGGAGAGAATCCGCGCCCAGTCGGGAGGCAGTACACCACAGACACCTCACACACCACAGAAAATACCAACTGTCAACGGTACAGCTACCTCACAGGGCTCAG GTACATTTCCCCGTGACCATCGGAGTTCCCAGTCCCTCAACCTGCCTCCAGAGAACCCAGAGTCCTTCCAGGATAGATCAGATGCGAAGAGCGACAATGGGCCGCTGACTGCCGACTCCCAGCTGAAGTATGAGAATGATAGACTCAAGATAGCCCTGGCacagag CTCTGCCAATGCAAAGAAATGGGAGGTAGAACTGCAGACCCTGAAGAACAACAATACCCGCCTGACCACGGCCCTGCAGGAAAGCACCGCTAATGTCGAGGAGTGGAAGAAACAGCTGGCTGCGTACAAGGAAGAGAATGAGAGTATGAAGAAAAAG GTTCTAAAGATGGAGGGAGCAGGTGTTCAGGATCAGATGGATGCAGTTCTGATAGAAAAGACTCAACTTGCTGAGGAGGTGGAGAGACTCAAGACTGCTGGTCAGGAGAAAGACAGG GAATTGGAAAGATTGCAAGAAGAAGTTGAAGCCCTGAAAATGAGAGATGCCAAGAACCAAGGAATCCAGCAAAGACTTCTG ACTTGTGAGCAGGACAAGCGTGACCTACAGCAGAGAGTGTCCACTCTGGAGGGCCAGCTGGACACGGTCCTGTGCGACCACAGGCGAGACGCGCAGCGCGTACGCGACCTGGAGCAGCAGATCGGAGACAAGCTCCACGAGCTGACCGTCCTCCACCAGCAGCTGGTCACCGTCACCGCCAGCAACAACAGCGAGGAGACGGAGTTTGATGCCTGA
- the LOC118406526 gene encoding homer protein homolog 2-like isoform X3, translating to MGDAKLWQAVALAFLCEQPVFTTKAHVFKIDPETRKQWLPVSKQAVGVSFFFDNTRRTHRIISVDGSKAIINSTITPNMTYTKTSQKFVQWADIRANTVYGLGFSEESELAKFIEKFQDAKQSARQEVERIRAQSGGSTPQTPHTPQKIPTVNGTATSQGSGTFPRDHRSSQSLNLPPENPESFQDRSDAKSDNGPLTADSQLKYENDRLKIALAQSSANAKKWEVELQTLKNNNTRLTTALQESTANVEEWKKQLAAYKEENESMKKKVLKMEGAGVQDQMDAVLIEKTQLAEEVERLKTAGQEKDRELERLQEEVEALKMRDAKNQGIQQRLLTCEQDKRDLQQRVSTLEGQLDTVLCDHRRDAQRVRDLEQQIGDKLHELTVLHQQLVTVTASNNSEETEFDA from the exons ATGGGGGATGCAAAGCTGTGGCAGGCTGTCGCTCTTGCCTTTCTTTG CGAGCAGCCGGTGTTCACCACCAAGGCACACGTCTTCAAGATCGACCCAGAGACGCGGAAACAATGGCTACCTGTGAGCAAGCAGGCGGTGGGGGTCTCCTTCTTCTTCGACAATACACGACGGACGCACAGGATCATCAGTGTagatgggtcaaag GCCATTATCAACAGCACCATCACCCCCAACATGACATACACCAAAACGTCACAGAAGTTTGTACAGTGGGCAGACATCAGGGCCAACACAGTCTATGGTCTGGGATTTTCTGAGGAGTCCGAGCTGGCTAAG TTCATTGAGAAGTTCCAGGATGCTAAGCAGTCTGCACGACAGGAGGTGGAGAGAATCCGCGCCCAGTCGGGAGGCAGTACACCACAGACACCTCACACACCACAGAAAATACCAACTGTCAACGGTACAGCTACCTCACAGGGCTCAG GTACATTTCCCCGTGACCATCGGAGTTCCCAGTCCCTCAACCTGCCTCCAGAGAACCCAGAGTCCTTCCAGGATAGATCAGATGCGAAGAGCGACAATGGGCCGCTGACTGCCGACTCCCAGCTGAAGTATGAGAATGATAGACTCAAGATAGCCCTGGCacagag CTCTGCCAATGCAAAGAAATGGGAGGTAGAACTGCAGACCCTGAAGAACAACAATACCCGCCTGACCACGGCCCTGCAGGAAAGCACCGCTAATGTCGAGGAGTGGAAGAAACAGCTGGCTGCGTACAAGGAAGAGAATGAGAGTATGAAGAAAAAG GTTCTAAAGATGGAGGGAGCAGGTGTTCAGGATCAGATGGATGCAGTTCTGATAGAAAAGACTCAACTTGCTGAGGAGGTGGAGAGACTCAAGACTGCTGGTCAGGAGAAAGACAGG GAATTGGAAAGATTGCAAGAAGAAGTTGAAGCCCTGAAAATGAGAGATGCCAAGAACCAAGGAATCCAGCAAAGACTTCTG ACTTGTGAGCAGGACAAGCGTGACCTACAGCAGAGAGTGTCCACTCTGGAGGGCCAGCTGGACACGGTCCTGTGCGACCACAGGCGAGACGCGCAGCGCGTACGCGACCTGGAGCAGCAGATCGGAGACAAGCTCCACGAGCTGACCGTCCTCCACCAGCAGCTGGTCACCGTCACCGCCAGCAACAACAGCGAGGAGACGGAGTTTGATGCCTGA